A genome region from Methanobacterium aggregans includes the following:
- a CDS encoding amino acid-binding protein encodes MRLNLVLELLDVPGQLLDALEPIGKLGANIVAVIHQRDVKTERGTVPVHITIEGDKETLKMVLRTLEAQDIQIMEVDGVVRKEKITTVIIGNIVEQDLNETVAILNREEGVRVADLDLKMSDHPEESASKIIVEADYGKKRDIMRLIKNIGSSKGFLVINEV; translated from the coding sequence ATGAGACTTAACCTTGTTTTAGAACTTCTGGATGTGCCAGGTCAGCTTTTAGACGCACTTGAGCCAATAGGAAAGCTTGGAGCTAACATAGTTGCTGTAATACACCAGCGTGATGTTAAAACGGAACGCGGAACAGTACCTGTTCACATAACAATAGAAGGGGATAAAGAAACACTTAAAATGGTTTTAAGAACTTTAGAAGCCCAGGATATTCAGATAATGGAAGTTGACGGTGTTGTGAGAAAGGAGAAAATAACAACAGTCATAATTGGGAACATAGTTGAACAGGATTTAAATGAAACAGTTGCCATCCTGAACAGAGAAGAGGGTGTACGGGTTGCAGACCTTGATCTGAAGATGTCAGATCATCCAGAGGAATCTGCATCAAAAATAATAGTAGAAGCAGATTACGGTAAAAAAAGGGACATAATGCGTTTGATAAAAAACATTGGAAGTTCAAAGGGTTTTTTAGTTATCAACGAGGTATAA
- a CDS encoding NifB/NifX family molybdenum-iron cluster-binding protein, whose product MFPISIRVAVASSDGKYVNQHFGHAGQFLIFDVDRSGNYEFLELRENVPSCKGGEANEVQGWGHYNL is encoded by the coding sequence GTGTTTCCAATTTCAATCAGGGTGGCAGTTGCAAGCAGTGATGGTAAGTATGTTAACCAGCATTTTGGGCATGCAGGACAGTTTTTAATATTTGATGTTGATCGTAGTGGAAACTATGAGTTTCTTGAGCTGCGTGAAAATGTTCCCTCCTGCAAAGGTGGAGAAGCAAACGAAGTTCAAGGATGGGGACATTACAACTTATAA
- a CDS encoding A24 family peptidase C-terminal domain-containing protein: MIINIPFICAVIAILACVYASYSDIKDGVIKNKLTFPLIGIGIVLNGIYAFMTSNPMFLILCVICTAVIFALGYLFWKFGAWAGGDVKLFTALAALLPFPAVLLNYNVGSWSFPVFAVYPFALTIIINSILSILPFLLIFVFYIAVKKKPYLLDELLAPIKEDYTKNILLALVITAAAAIILEIRQFIDYPLIISIILTIVLILAISKLPDKLKAVVVTVTVAFALYSRFEITLISIGFLLVSITFINIIKKILTSVSKEALQDDYKISELQDGMIPAYNMYELDGEIQIDDKGFFTKFKEAIKTGDVSKLSGPRGKLVVGSMAAGLQDKDIEHLKNIFKEGKIENNLRIKRGVPFAPSILIGLLISLFIGDLAFIIEKILYTII, from the coding sequence ATGATAATAAATATTCCATTTATCTGTGCAGTTATAGCAATACTAGCATGTGTTTATGCTAGTTACTCTGATATAAAAGACGGTGTTATTAAAAACAAATTAACCTTTCCTTTAATAGGAATTGGTATTGTATTAAACGGTATTTATGCATTCATGACCTCTAACCCAATGTTCCTCATCCTCTGTGTGATCTGCACTGCAGTGATCTTTGCACTGGGCTACCTGTTCTGGAAGTTCGGGGCCTGGGCAGGGGGGGATGTTAAATTATTCACAGCACTTGCAGCTCTTCTACCCTTCCCAGCAGTTCTCCTAAATTACAACGTGGGTTCATGGAGTTTTCCAGTTTTTGCAGTCTACCCATTTGCCCTGACCATTATCATAAACAGCATACTCTCAATACTCCCATTTCTCCTGATATTCGTGTTCTACATAGCTGTGAAAAAGAAGCCCTACCTTCTGGATGAATTATTAGCCCCAATAAAAGAAGATTACACAAAAAATATCCTCTTAGCCCTAGTTATAACAGCTGCAGCAGCAATAATCCTTGAAATAAGACAGTTCATAGATTATCCCCTGATAATATCCATTATTTTAACGATTGTTTTGATACTGGCAATATCCAAACTTCCAGATAAATTAAAAGCAGTTGTTGTAACTGTTACAGTAGCTTTTGCACTTTACAGCCGATTTGAGATTACATTGATAAGCATTGGATTTTTGTTGGTCTCCATAACCTTCATAAATATAATAAAGAAGATCTTAACCAGTGTGAGCAAGGAGGCACTGCAGGATGATTATAAAATAAGTGAACTCCAAGATGGAATGATACCAGCTTACAACATGTATGAACTGGATGGAGAAATTCAAATTGATGACAAGGGATTTTTCACCAAATTCAAGGAAGCTATAAAAACCGGTGATGTCAGCAAGCTTTCTGGTCCTAGGGGAAAACTTGTAGTAGGTTCAATGGCAGCGGGCCTTCAAGATAAGGATATTGAACACTTAAAAAATATTTTTAAGGAAGGAAAAATAGAGAACAATCTCAGAATAAAGAGAGGAGTTCCATTTGCCCCATCCATATTGATAGGCCTTTTAATATCCCTTTTTATAGGAGATCTGGCTTTCATAATAGAGAAGATTTTGTACACGATCATTTAG
- the cysK gene encoding cysteine synthase A, whose amino-acid sequence MVNIPELTRGIANDITETIGNTPLVRLNKLTEGLDAEVLVKLESFNPVSSVKDRIGVALIEEGEKQGKIKEGTVLVEPTSGNTGIALAFVAAAKGYRLILTMPDTMSIERRKLLAVFGAEIVLTPGANGMKGAVAKAAELVEEIPNAISPQQFENPANPEIHKKTTAEEIWRDTEGKADILVAGTGTGGTITGIAEALKEKKAEFKAVAVEPETSPVLSTGQGGPHKIQGIGPGFVPGVLNKDIIDEIITVKDEDAGKTLVRLAREEGIFAGISSGAATWAAIELAKRPENKGKQIVVILPDTGERYLSIDWVFEEIFKKNEDVFI is encoded by the coding sequence ATGGTAAATATACCAGAACTTACAAGGGGAATAGCAAACGATATAACTGAAACAATAGGAAACACACCTTTAGTCAGGCTTAACAAACTAACAGAAGGACTTGATGCAGAAGTTTTAGTAAAACTTGAATCGTTTAACCCTGTAAGCAGCGTTAAAGATAGAATAGGTGTTGCACTTATTGAAGAAGGAGAAAAACAGGGAAAGATTAAGGAGGGCACAGTTCTAGTTGAACCTACAAGTGGTAACACAGGTATAGCACTTGCATTTGTTGCTGCAGCAAAAGGATACAGGCTCATATTAACAATGCCGGACACCATGTCCATTGAGAGAAGAAAACTCCTTGCTGTATTCGGAGCTGAGATAGTTTTAACACCAGGCGCTAACGGAATGAAAGGAGCTGTAGCTAAAGCAGCAGAACTCGTTGAAGAAATACCAAACGCCATCAGCCCACAACAGTTTGAAAACCCTGCAAACCCTGAAATACACAAAAAAACTACTGCTGAAGAAATATGGAGGGACACCGAAGGAAAGGCGGACATCCTGGTTGCTGGTACAGGAACAGGCGGTACAATAACTGGAATTGCAGAAGCTCTAAAAGAAAAAAAAGCAGAATTTAAAGCTGTGGCTGTGGAACCTGAAACATCACCAGTACTGTCAACTGGACAGGGTGGACCCCACAAAATCCAGGGTATTGGACCTGGTTTCGTGCCAGGAGTACTCAACAAAGATATAATTGACGAGATCATAACAGTTAAAGATGAAGATGCTGGAAAAACTCTGGTCAGACTTGCAAGGGAAGAAGGAATCTTTGCAGGTATCTCCTCTGGAGCTGCAACATGGGCTGCAATTGAACTTGCAAAAAGGCCTGAAAATAAAGGAAAACAAATAGTTGTAATTCTTCCAGATACTGGAGAAAGATACTTAAGTATTGATTGGGTATTTGAAGAAATATTCAAAAAAAACGAAGATGTTTTCATCTAA
- a CDS encoding transcriptional regulator, which yields MRPPCEIVVWYVIPTIRSELAKELLNLGMKQKEISELLDITQPAVSQYISDKRGHGIKFNPETQELIREFAKDLMDGKLDQSGIISRICDVCRKVKTEEVVCQLHKEKDNIPVNCNACMSSESKDGSHPCG from the coding sequence ATGAGACCACCATGTGAAATAGTTGTATGGTATGTTATTCCCACAATAAGGTCAGAACTTGCTAAGGAACTTCTGAACCTGGGAATGAAACAAAAAGAAATATCAGAACTTCTGGATATAACCCAACCTGCAGTATCCCAGTACATAAGCGATAAAAGGGGTCATGGAATCAAGTTCAACCCTGAAACCCAGGAACTCATAAGGGAGTTTGCAAAGGATTTAATGGATGGAAAATTGGATCAAAGTGGTATAATCTCCAGAATCTGTGATGTATGTCGAAAGGTTAAAACTGAAGAAGTAGTATGCCAGTTACACAAGGAAAAGGACAACATACCAGTAAACTGCAACGCCTGTATGAGTTCAGAATCTAAAGACGGTTCACACCCCTGTGGATAA
- a CDS encoding cofactor-independent phosphoglycerate mutase — MKYIVVIGDGMADYPLEELNGKTPLQSARTPNMDYIASNGVSGMLKTVPEGMGPGSDVANLSIMGYNPREYYTGRGPLEAPSIGAELKEGDVAFRCNFITERDGILADFNAGHISTEESSQLIESLNQKFSGYGEFYLGTSYRHLFLSHDESAADLKSTPPHDVVGEPVESNILKPSDDKNAELLNGIMQRSKDLLTCHPVNEKRVREGKNPANMIWLWGQGVKPQMPSFKEKYGLKGATITGVDLIKGLGVYTGLTNVYVPGATGYYDTDYCGKAEYALEALKTHDLVFIHVEAPDEAGHAGDLPEKMKAMERIDKRIIGKLLGKLPDFGEHAVAVLPDHPTPVHVKTHTMDPVPYAMFSSLAEADETRCYDEESARKGSQGIIEGYRFMEHFIEYAGKG, encoded by the coding sequence ATGAAGTACATTGTTGTAATAGGAGATGGGATGGCAGATTATCCCCTTGAAGAATTGAATGGTAAAACCCCACTTCAAAGTGCCAGAACCCCTAACATGGATTATATAGCATCAAATGGTGTTAGTGGAATGCTTAAAACTGTGCCAGAGGGTATGGGGCCAGGATCTGATGTTGCAAACCTTTCAATAATGGGATACAATCCCAGAGAATATTACACCGGCAGGGGTCCCCTTGAAGCTCCCAGTATAGGTGCAGAACTTAAAGAGGGAGATGTTGCATTCAGGTGCAACTTCATAACAGAAAGGGATGGAATTCTTGCAGATTTCAACGCAGGGCATATAAGCACAGAGGAAAGTTCACAGCTCATAGAATCTCTGAACCAGAAGTTTTCAGGCTACGGTGAATTTTACCTTGGAACAAGCTACAGACACCTCTTTCTCTCTCATGATGAAAGTGCTGCAGATCTTAAATCAACACCTCCACATGATGTTGTTGGAGAACCAGTTGAATCAAACATCCTTAAACCTTCTGATGACAAAAATGCAGAGCTCCTGAATGGAATAATGCAGAGATCGAAGGATTTACTCACGTGTCATCCAGTCAACGAGAAGAGGGTTCGTGAGGGTAAAAACCCTGCGAACATGATATGGCTCTGGGGACAGGGAGTTAAACCACAGATGCCATCATTTAAAGAGAAGTATGGTTTAAAGGGAGCCACCATCACAGGGGTGGACCTTATAAAAGGGTTGGGTGTTTACACAGGACTTACAAATGTTTATGTACCTGGTGCAACAGGTTACTACGATACAGATTACTGTGGAAAAGCTGAATATGCACTGGAAGCACTGAAAACTCATGATCTGGTTTTTATCCATGTTGAGGCACCAGATGAGGCAGGACATGCAGGAGATCTGCCTGAGAAAATGAAGGCAATGGAACGAATCGATAAACGGATAATAGGAAAACTCCTGGGAAAACTTCCAGACTTCGGTGAACATGCAGTTGCAGTTCTACCAGACCATCCAACACCAGTGCATGTTAAAACCCATACAATGGATCCAGTTCCATATGCAATGTTCTCTTCACTGGCTGAAGCAGATGAAACCAGGTGCTATGATGAAGAATCAGCTCGAAAAGGTTCCCAGGGAATTATTGAGGGTTACAGGTTCATGGAACATTTCATTGAATATGCTGGTAAAGGTTGA
- the cysE gene encoding serine O-acetyltransferase, whose amino-acid sequence MFDGLKEDIDTVFFRDPAARSKIEVILFYPGLHAIWLHRLASWFWTRNHLLFGRFISAINRLLTGIEIHPGATIGRRVFIDHGMGVVVGETAEVGDDVLIYQGVVLGGTSLEKKKRHPTIGSGVVIGSGAKVIGDIEVGDCSKIGAGSVVLKSAPSGSTIVGIPGRTVPEKRKCAIDLEHGTLPDPVAEVINLLLQRQDELERQINELGISADVLKVNGFMTKKSEMEEIFSEGAGI is encoded by the coding sequence ATGTTTGATGGTTTAAAAGAAGATATAGACACTGTTTTTTTCAGAGACCCTGCAGCCAGAAGCAAAATTGAAGTTATACTCTTCTACCCTGGATTGCATGCAATTTGGTTGCACAGACTGGCCAGCTGGTTCTGGACTCGCAATCATCTCCTCTTTGGACGTTTCATATCAGCCATCAACAGATTATTAACAGGTATTGAGATACATCCCGGGGCCACAATAGGGCGAAGGGTTTTCATAGACCATGGGATGGGTGTTGTTGTTGGAGAAACAGCAGAGGTAGGTGATGACGTACTCATATACCAGGGTGTTGTTTTAGGTGGAACAAGCCTTGAAAAAAAGAAGAGACACCCCACAATTGGCAGTGGTGTTGTCATAGGTTCTGGAGCAAAGGTCATAGGAGATATAGAGGTAGGTGACTGTTCGAAGATCGGTGCAGGTTCAGTTGTATTGAAATCGGCCCCATCAGGTTCCACAATTGTTGGAATACCTGGAAGGACTGTGCCTGAAAAACGTAAATGTGCAATAGACCTTGAACATGGAACACTCCCGGATCCCGTTGCAGAAGTTATAAACCTTTTACTGCAGCGCCAGGACGAACTTGAAAGACAGATAAATGAACTGGGAATATCTGCTGATGTTCTGAAGGTAAATGGATTCATGACCAAGAAATCAGAGATGGAAGAAATATTTTCAGAGGGAGCAGGAATCTAA
- a CDS encoding class III signal peptide-containing protein has protein sequence MIELDVIKMDVKGQASVEYLLLILVILVILGTVTIPMIGSSVNSSSDVSKASDAKAAVDTIANAADLVYANGPGSKRTLSVYIPKHNDFTTGTDGISMTVPLSGSKTKTIARDTDYKLSNQDLNSNAAGWHTVVVEWKQNEKVITVSVT, from the coding sequence ATGATAGAATTAGATGTGATAAAGATGGACGTTAAGGGACAGGCTTCTGTGGAATATTTGCTCTTGATTCTTGTAATCCTAGTTATTTTAGGTACAGTTACCATACCCATGATTGGAAGTTCAGTAAATTCCAGTAGTGATGTTTCCAAAGCATCAGATGCAAAGGCAGCTGTAGATACTATTGCAAACGCTGCTGATCTGGTTTATGCAAATGGACCAGGTTCAAAAAGAACTTTGAGTGTTTACATTCCAAAGCACAATGATTTCACAACAGGGACAGATGGAATTTCCATGACAGTGCCACTATCAGGTAGTAAAACCAAAACCATTGCAAGGGATACAGATTACAAGTTAAGCAATCAGGATCTTAACTCTAATGCTGCAGGTTGGCATACCGTTGTTGTGGAATGGAAACAAAATGAAAAAGTGATAACAGTTAGTGTAACATAA
- a CDS encoding NifB/NifX family molybdenum-iron cluster-binding protein yields MGTLQLIKDCDAVIVSRIGEGAVNFLVSNGIKPFMMTDFIDNALRDLAVLMGQKDKKGYIHLYKILSDFSGLNF; encoded by the coding sequence ATGGGGACATTACAACTTATAAAAGACTGTGATGCAGTTATTGTGAGCCGCATCGGTGAGGGAGCTGTAAATTTCCTTGTTTCCAATGGTATAAAACCCTTTATGATGACTGATTTTATAGATAATGCCCTTAGGGATTTAGCGGTTTTAATGGGGCAAAAGGATAAAAAGGGTTATATCCATCTCTATAAGATTTTATCTGATTTTTCAGGGCTTAATTTTTAA
- a CDS encoding homoserine dehydrogenase: MKIVMLGFGAVGQGVARVFSTKRDKIKEKYGLDLNLVAVTDTSGAAVCLEGLEPELLLETKAKKGRISEYPEYGVPGVSGLEVMDDVDYDCLIEVTPTNIDDGEPAKTHILKAFNDGKDVVTSNKGPLALCYRELADTAGSNGVEFKFEASVGGAMPILNFAHETLAGCDINSVLGILNGTTNYILSRMAKEGTSYEKILQESQELGIAETNPTQDVEGIDAACKVVILANSIMGMDVSYEDVEVKGISGITPESIALAKKDGYLIKLVGEISEDSLEVSPRLVREGSPFAVDGTLNVATLKTDLADDVTVVGKGAGSVETASAILSDLISIWKSR; this comes from the coding sequence ATGAAGATAGTTATGCTTGGATTTGGAGCAGTTGGACAGGGAGTTGCAAGGGTATTCTCCACAAAAAGGGACAAAATAAAAGAGAAATACGGATTAGATCTTAACCTGGTTGCAGTTACAGATACATCCGGAGCTGCAGTATGCCTGGAAGGACTTGAACCTGAATTACTCCTTGAAACAAAGGCGAAGAAAGGCAGAATATCTGAATACCCTGAATATGGAGTTCCAGGTGTTTCAGGTCTTGAAGTTATGGATGATGTGGATTACGACTGCTTGATTGAAGTCACACCAACCAACATAGATGATGGCGAACCAGCAAAAACCCATATATTAAAGGCCTTCAATGATGGAAAAGATGTTGTAACATCAAACAAGGGCCCCCTTGCACTGTGCTACAGGGAACTTGCAGATACAGCAGGATCCAACGGCGTTGAATTCAAGTTTGAGGCGTCTGTAGGAGGTGCTATGCCCATACTGAACTTCGCACATGAAACACTTGCAGGCTGTGATATAAACTCAGTTCTGGGAATCTTAAACGGCACAACCAACTACATACTTTCAAGGATGGCAAAGGAGGGAACATCCTATGAAAAAATACTCCAGGAATCTCAGGAACTTGGAATAGCAGAAACAAACCCAACCCAGGACGTTGAGGGAATAGATGCTGCATGTAAGGTTGTTATACTTGCAAATTCCATAATGGGGATGGATGTTTCATACGAAGATGTTGAGGTAAAGGGAATATCAGGGATAACCCCGGAATCAATAGCCCTGGCCAAGAAGGACGGATACCTTATAAAGCTTGTGGGTGAAATATCAGAGGACTCCCTTGAAGTTTCGCCACGTCTGGTTCGTGAAGGATCACCCTTTGCTGTTGATGGAACCCTCAACGTTGCAACACTCAAAACAGACCTTGCAGACGATGTAACAGTTGTGGGAAAAGGTGCAGGATCCGTTGAAACAGCCTCTGCAATCCTTAGTGACCTGATAAGTATATGGAAATCCAGATAA
- the pyrG gene encoding glutamine hydrolyzing CTP synthase — translation MENIFKERVYLSKYIVVTGGVVSSIGKGISSASIGRILRSYGVDVTAIKIDPYLNWDSGTLNPYQHGEVFVTEDGMETDLDLGHYERFLDVNLSGKSNITTGKVYSSVIKKERKGSYLGSCVQIIPHITDEIKSMVRKIAKETQAEVVMVEVGGTVGDIESQPFLEALRQLRNEEGPENVMFVHVTYVPYLRAAGEFKTKPTQHSTKELRSTGITPDMIICRSELPIDNHLKEKIAHFCDVDKDAVVNAPDAHSIYEVPLMLNRENVGEYILKRLNMESRKPDLYEWSRIVDSLKKDDFKVTVGIVGKYVELEDAYISIRESLKHAAAHHGVKVDIEWIKAEESLNPDRIRGVDALLIPGGFGERGISGKLDAVRYSIENEVPLFGICLGMQCMVIEFARMNGFEGANSTEFDENAKHPVIDIMLEQKQIKNMGGTMRLGSYPCKLKEGTLAQEAYKEDIVSERHRHRYEFNNDYRKLLEEKGLVISGTSPDDFLVEIVELPNHPWFLGCQFHPEFKSRPNNAHPIFKSFIKAVIDNKKGKIV, via the coding sequence ATGGAAAATATTTTTAAGGAGAGGGTTTATCTGTCAAAGTATATAGTTGTAACAGGCGGTGTTGTAAGTTCAATAGGAAAAGGAATATCATCTGCGTCGATTGGAAGAATATTGAGGTCCTATGGTGTGGATGTAACTGCGATAAAAATAGATCCATACCTGAACTGGGATTCAGGAACTCTGAATCCATATCAGCACGGTGAAGTTTTTGTAACAGAAGATGGAATGGAAACAGACCTTGATCTGGGTCACTACGAACGATTCCTGGATGTCAACCTTTCAGGAAAATCTAACATAACAACAGGAAAGGTTTACAGTTCTGTTATCAAAAAGGAGAGAAAAGGAAGCTATCTTGGGTCCTGTGTACAGATCATTCCGCACATAACAGATGAGATAAAATCTATGGTGCGTAAAATTGCAAAAGAAACACAGGCAGAGGTTGTGATGGTTGAGGTTGGTGGAACAGTTGGAGACATAGAAAGCCAGCCATTCCTTGAAGCCCTGCGTCAGCTTAGAAATGAGGAAGGTCCTGAAAATGTCATGTTCGTCCATGTAACCTACGTACCCTATCTGCGTGCTGCAGGTGAATTCAAAACCAAACCAACCCAGCACAGTACCAAAGAACTCAGGAGTACTGGTATAACTCCAGATATGATCATATGCAGGTCTGAACTTCCAATAGACAATCATCTAAAGGAAAAAATAGCACACTTCTGTGATGTTGACAAGGATGCAGTTGTAAATGCACCCGATGCCCATTCCATCTACGAAGTTCCATTAATGCTTAACAGGGAAAATGTTGGGGAGTACATACTCAAAAGGTTGAACATGGAATCAAGAAAACCTGACCTCTATGAATGGAGCAGGATAGTGGATTCACTTAAGAAGGATGATTTCAAGGTTACAGTGGGTATAGTTGGAAAGTACGTGGAACTTGAAGATGCCTACATCAGTATAAGAGAATCCCTCAAACATGCTGCTGCCCATCATGGTGTTAAAGTGGATATTGAATGGATAAAAGCTGAAGAATCCCTTAACCCAGATAGGATCCGTGGAGTTGATGCCCTTCTCATACCTGGAGGGTTTGGTGAACGGGGAATTTCAGGAAAACTTGATGCTGTCAGGTACTCAATAGAAAATGAAGTACCCCTCTTTGGAATATGCCTTGGAATGCAGTGCATGGTAATAGAATTTGCAAGGATGAATGGATTTGAAGGAGCAAACAGTACAGAGTTTGATGAGAACGCTAAACATCCTGTTATAGATATCATGCTTGAACAGAAGCAGATAAAGAACATGGGAGGAACCATGAGGTTGGGTTCATATCCATGCAAACTCAAGGAAGGAACCCTTGCACAGGAAGCTTACAAGGAGGATATTGTTTCAGAAAGGCACAGGCACAGGTACGAATTCAACAACGACTACAGAAAACTGCTTGAAGAGAAAGGCCTTGTAATTTCAGGAACATCCCCTGATGATTTCCTTGTTGAGATAGTGGAGCTTCCAAACCATCCCTGGTTTTTAGGCTGTCAGTTCCACCCTGAGTTTAAATCAAGACCGAACAATGCACATCCAATCTTCAAATCTTTTATAAAAGCGGTTATTGATAATAAGAAGGGTAAGATTGTTTGA
- the asnB gene encoding asparagine synthase (glutamine-hydrolyzing), translated as MIIMCAIVGLRGNFTGQNLKMMLETLKHRGPDGSGVFVDGKIIKGNLDSLNIPDGSLGMGHNLLSIVGSEVVQPLECDGFIMVCNGEIYNYKKLKEKLDEEFTTDSDCEIILHLVKKFYNTQLENSLLESVKETISHLDGDYAFAVYDGKDCAVVRDPLGVKPIYYGESSDISAFASERKALWKVGIEKVETLPPHEVLYNGRPVGIGSRLNINLYNEVSNNSNLGSAGTSREEFENRLKELLIRSVEKRIEGLSRVGIIFSGGVDSTILAKLCMDMGVETELYTVGNENSQDVKFAKKAASYMQLPLHIKTVDESMVRGYTGLVLNAIEEFNIMKLGVGMPSYIASEMAHSHGLKVMLSGQGADELFAGYNRYLQFYHEKGETAQKDLKGDVLNLYHVNLQRDDSVTMKNSVELRVPFLDLEVVDLAMQIPMKYKINNKEDKLRKCILREVAADIGVMADIVKRPKKAAQYGSGIHKILVKKVLNDETYKNKLERSLGPQPTDLI; from the coding sequence ATGATAATTATGTGTGCAATAGTGGGTTTAAGGGGAAATTTCACAGGCCAAAACCTTAAGATGATGCTTGAAACCTTAAAACACAGGGGTCCTGATGGTTCCGGTGTTTTTGTGGATGGTAAAATCATAAAGGGTAACCTGGACAGTCTCAACATTCCTGATGGTTCCTTGGGTATGGGTCACAACCTGCTTTCAATAGTTGGATCTGAGGTGGTTCAGCCCCTTGAATGTGATGGATTCATCATGGTCTGCAACGGCGAAATTTACAACTATAAAAAACTTAAAGAAAAGTTGGATGAAGAATTCACAACAGATTCTGATTGTGAAATCATATTACATCTTGTAAAAAAGTTCTACAACACCCAACTGGAAAATTCTCTTTTAGAATCTGTTAAGGAGACTATTTCACACCTTGATGGTGATTATGCCTTTGCAGTCTACGATGGAAAGGACTGTGCTGTGGTTAGAGATCCCCTTGGTGTTAAACCCATTTACTACGGGGAAAGCAGTGATATTTCTGCATTTGCATCTGAGAGAAAGGCCCTGTGGAAGGTTGGAATTGAAAAAGTTGAAACCCTGCCCCCACATGAAGTTCTCTACAATGGAAGACCCGTTGGCATTGGCAGCAGACTGAACATCAATCTTTACAATGAAGTTAGTAACAATTCAAATCTAGGTTCAGCTGGAACATCCAGAGAAGAATTTGAAAACAGATTGAAGGAGTTACTCATAAGATCTGTTGAAAAAAGGATAGAAGGACTCTCAAGGGTTGGAATAATATTTTCAGGTGGTGTTGACAGCACAATACTTGCAAAACTTTGCATGGACATGGGAGTTGAAACTGAGCTTTACACAGTGGGGAATGAAAATTCACAGGATGTGAAATTTGCAAAAAAAGCAGCTTCATATATGCAGCTTCCACTACACATCAAAACAGTTGACGAGTCAATGGTTCGAGGTTACACAGGGCTTGTGTTAAATGCCATTGAGGAGTTCAACATCATGAAATTAGGGGTGGGAATGCCATCCTACATTGCATCGGAGATGGCCCATTCCCATGGTTTGAAGGTGATGCTTTCAGGTCAGGGTGCAGACGAACTCTTTGCAGGCTACAACAGGTACCTCCAGTTCTACCATGAAAAGGGAGAAACTGCTCAGAAAGACCTTAAGGGGGATGTTCTCAACCTTTACCATGTGAACCTTCAGAGGGATGATTCAGTTACAATGAAAAACAGTGTGGAACTTCGTGTTCCATTCCTTGACTTGGAAGTTGTGGATCTGGCAATGCAGATACCTATGAAGTACAAAATAAATAACAAAGAGGATAAACTGCGAAAATGTATATTAAGGGAAGTTGCAGCTGATATTGGTGTTATGGCTGACATTGTTAAACGCCCAAAAAAAGCAGCACAGTACGGTTCAGGTATTCATAAAATTCTGGTAAAGAAGGTTTTAAATGATGAGACCTATAAAAATAAACTTGAAAGATCATTGGGGCCACAGCCCACAGACTTGATTTAA
- the gatC gene encoding Asp-tRNA(Asn) amidotransferase subunit GatC, with amino-acid sequence MKIEKEAEKILEKFSKELQDIPELEETYYIVDNVNLSREDGAEDKNPEKILRNAHLDEEGNLIAEKGKWVK; translated from the coding sequence TTGAAGATAGAGAAAGAAGCAGAAAAAATATTGGAAAAATTTTCAAAGGAACTTCAGGACATCCCTGAACTTGAAGAAACCTATTACATAGTGGACAACGTTAACTTGTCACGTGAAGATGGAGCTGAAGACAAAAATCCTGAAAAAATCCTCAGAAACGCTCATTTAGATGAGGAAGGTAATCTCATAGCTGAAAAAGGAAAATGGGTAAAATAA